The Polaribacter sp. KT25b genome contains the following window.
CAAACTCTTCTGTACCTGTATACAAACCTACAATTTGAACTTCCGTTTTATAAAATGCGTTGGTAGGGTTTATAAATCCTGTTCCTGGTTTAGGAACCATAATTTGTAATTGTTCGCCATAACTTCTAACACCTAAAGATAATTTTATTGCAATAGTTCTACCAATAACTGCTGTGTTTACATAAGTTGTATCTAACCAAACGCCTTGACTTAAAACAGAATCTATCTGTGTAATTTGCGAATAATTATCTTCAACACCTTTTATGTAAGCAATTTCACTTTTATCTTTATACTCTAAAAAAACTCGTTCTTCTATAACTTTAGAAGTCGCTGCTATCAATTGATTATTTTTTAGAACTTGCTTAACTTCATCCGTAATAAAAAAAGATTTACCTTTTACAGATGTAATTTTAATATCTGGATCTGAAGCATTTAACATGCTATAACTAAAAGTACGTAAACCAGAAAATCCAGAAAGGATAATAAAAAGCGCCAAAGACCCCACAATTACTCCAAATGAAGCAATTATAGTAACAATGTTTATGGCATTACTACTAGTCTTTGTAAATAGATATCTTTTAGCTATGTATAAAGGAAAACTCAAATGAGTTGAATGGGATTATATTTTTTTACGTTTTGGTAAAACTTCTGGATTTTTAATAGGATCTTCATCTTTACCACTCAAAGACTTGTCAATTTCTTCTATATAATCTAGTGTGTCATCGCCAAAAAACAATAACTCTGGCATTCTACGTAATTGATTTTTAGTTCTTTTTGCCATTTCATGACGAATTAAAACCGTGTTAGAAACCACACCTTTTATAATTTCATCTCTTTTTACTGATGGAAAAATACTTAAATACACTTTTGCTACTCCTAAATCTGAAGTAACATGTACTTTAGAAACAGAAATAATAACGCCCTTCATACCATCTTGCGCTGCTTTTTGCAACACATCTACCAAATCTTTTTGCAGAACTCCTGCAATTTTTCTTTGTCTGTTAGTTTCTTCCATGCTGCAAATTTACGACATTTTTAGAGAGTGTAAATTTTATTTTTTATTGCATATGTTACCATACCAACTCTATTTTTTACATTTAATTTAGAAAACAAACTATTTCTATAATTGTCAATAGTTTTCGGACTTAAATTCATTTGATCTGCAATTTCTTTATACGTTAATTCTGTACAAGAAAGTTTTAAAAACTGACGTTCCTTATCATTTATATCAATTTCTTTAACTTCATTACCAGAAAGAGAATTCATAAGTATAGTGGTTACACTTTTTGTATGATAAAACCCGTTTTCTGCAATTTCAATTAAAGCTTTTTCTAAAACAGACTTTTCTGTATCTTTTAATAAATATCCAGCAGCACCTGCTTTTAACATTTTTAAAATTGTAAACTCTTCATCTTCTACAGAAAGTGCCATAACATTCACTTTTGGATGGTGTTTAGTAATCCATTCTGTAGTTTCTACACCATTCATAATTGGCATATTAATATCCATTAAAACAATATTTGGTATATTTTTTTGATCAGAAAATTTTTCTAATAATTCTTTTCCATTTTTACACGTATACAACACCTTAAACTTTTGGAAAGTATTAACCATTGTTTGAATTGCTTGTGATAATAATGTATGATCATCTACAATAACAACTGTAAATTGTTTCATAATTTATAATGTATTTCTAATGATGTTCCTATATTCTTTTCTGATTCAAAATCAATCTCTGCACCAATTAGCTGAGCTCTTTTTTTAATATTTATCAAACCAATTCCATCCTTTTTAACATCCGAAGAAAAACCAACTCCATTATCTTGAGCTATAATATTAAGAAAATCTTCTTTATAATCTAAGACTACTTTTAAGTTTGATGCTCTTGAATGCTTAATAGTATTTGAAAAAAATTCTTGTAAAATTCTAAAAATAATAATGCTGTGTTTTTTATCAATATTCTTTTTATCACCTAAAACAATAATGCTCGAATCTATAAAATTTAAACGATTAAAACGGTCTATTTCTAATTGAATTGCGTCTTTTAATTCGATAT
Protein-coding sequences here:
- a CDS encoding FtsX-like permease family protein, with amino-acid sequence MSFPLYIAKRYLFTKTSSNAINIVTIIASFGVIVGSLALFIILSGFSGLRTFSYSMLNASDPDIKITSVKGKSFFITDEVKQVLKNNQLIAATSKVIEERVFLEYKDKSEIAYIKGVEDNYSQITQIDSVLSQGVWLDTTYVNTAVIGRTIAIKLSLGVRSYGEQLQIMVPKPGTGFINPTNAFYKTEVQIVGLYTGTEEFESKYVFVALPQAKRLLNFKENQITALELKLIDDNFADAVANELQEKLGNSYKVQTKEQLNEVFYKVINTENFVSYLIFTLIVIIALFNVIGTIIMMIIDKKDNLKTLFSLGANVKEIKKIFVLQGFLLTFFGMIIGLTLGIILVFIQQRFELFMITDNLAYPVEFRISNLLIVILTITILGFIAAKIASSRISKEFIEN
- a CDS encoding response regulator transcription factor: MKQFTVVIVDDHTLLSQAIQTMVNTFQKFKVLYTCKNGKELLEKFSDQKNIPNIVLMDINMPIMNGVETTEWITKHHPKVNVMALSVEDEEFTILKMLKAGAAGYLLKDTEKSVLEKALIEIAENGFYHTKSVTTILMNSLSGNEVKEIDINDKERQFLKLSCTELTYKEIADQMNLSPKTIDNYRNSLFSKLNVKNRVGMVTYAIKNKIYTL
- a CDS encoding sensor histidine kinase yields the protein MQESEGIVLIVSTLLVLFIVIALIVLFTVFQKKKNSLVEERKEALEKFEREITETQIEIREETLRNISWELHDNIGQLLTLAKIQLQNATEENIKDVSETITKGLTEVRALSKLINPEAINNIELKDAIQLEIDRFNRLNFIDSSIIVLGDKKNIDKKHSIIIFRILQEFFSNTIKHSRASNLKVVLDYKEDFLNIIAQDNGVGFSSDVKKDGIGLINIKKRAQLIGAEIDFESEKNIGTSLEIHYKL
- the rbfA gene encoding 30S ribosome-binding factor RbfA, with the protein product MEETNRQRKIAGVLQKDLVDVLQKAAQDGMKGVIISVSKVHVTSDLGVAKVYLSIFPSVKRDEIIKGVVSNTVLIRHEMAKRTKNQLRRMPELLFFGDDTLDYIEEIDKSLSGKDEDPIKNPEVLPKRKKI